GGAAAAGTCGGTGAAAGGTCTCAAGCAGCCCGTCTGAAGTTGCGTTTGGTCCCTTTATTGGCTCCTTCTGTCCTCGCAGCCTAGTAGGCTTGGAGCTGCTGCGTCAGGATGAGCTGACAGCCGCTGTTAACGTGGTCCATGACCTTTTGCTTGAGCAGAGCCAGCTCGTCTCGAAGGACGTTGGCGGAGGAAACCAGCTCCgtgttctgggttttcaggttCTTCACCCTCTCCTCCAGCCGCGAGATCCTCTCCAGTTTTCTTTTCCGGCACTTGGACGCGGCCACCCTGTTCCTCATGCGCTTCCTCTCCGCCTTGATGCGCTCCTGGTTCTCCATGTCGATCGGGGAGAGCGGAGGCGTCTCGCCGGACATCTCGGGCACCGTCTGCGGCTCCTCTTTGAGCGCCTGCAGCCGCGGGTGCTGCGCCGCCGCCAGCTGGTGGTCCGGGTGGCCGTGGTGCGGCTGCGGGGCTCCCGGGTAACCCGCCGGCGGGTGCCTCTCCGCCACGGGCGCCGAGCCCACGGTTCGACTGAAAGCGGCCAGGTTGGTGTATTCGGGTGGCTCGGTGCGCACCGTGCAGCTGTAGGGAATCCCGCCGCCCTCGCACGGCGGGGCGCCGGGCGCCACGCCGCTGCTCCCCCCGGTCTGAGCGTCGGGGtgggcggcggcggcggcggcgggtaTCTGCTGGTAGTGCAGCTCCGCCAGGGCCCGGACGAAGCCTTCAGCGAAGCCCTCCTGCTCGTCGCTGACGTTCTTGGGGCAGACGAACTGGGTCGGGGTGGGGGTCGTCAGCCCGCTGCACGACTGGATGATCAGTCTCTCCAACTCCGGCGAGGCCAGCTTCAGCAGACCGACGTCGGGCGACGTCAGAATGTCCAGGGCTTTCGCCCCCAGGTGGGG
This genomic window from Fundulus heteroclitus isolate FHET01 chromosome 6, MU-UCD_Fhet_4.1, whole genome shotgun sequence contains:
- the LOC105925309 gene encoding transcription factor AP-1, which encodes MSRKTSKMEATFYDEAVNASNSQHDGTAVYGFNPKTLKQTMTLNLNDPKNFKPHLGAKALDILTSPDVGLLKLASPELERLIIQSCSGLTTPTPTQFVCPKNVSDEQEGFAEGFVRALAELHYQQIPAAAAAAHPDAQTGGSSGVAPGAPPCEGGGIPYSCTVRTEPPEYTNLAAFSRTVGSAPVAERHPPAGYPGAPQPHHGHPDHQLAAAQHPRLQALKEEPQTVPEMSGETPPLSPIDMENQERIKAERKRMRNRVAASKCRKRKLERISRLEERVKNLKTQNTELVSSANVLRDELALLKQKVMDHVNSGCQLILTQQLQAY